The following proteins are encoded in a genomic region of Candidatus Hydrogenedentota bacterium:
- the yajC gene encoding preprotein translocase subunit YajC: MWNSAVLAQVLAQANDAGDAPAATGNPMNSMIFMLVAFMAIMYFLTIRPNQKREKERKEMLASLAKGDKVITQGGICGYVVGLSEKTVVLRVSDEPNVKMEFLRGAVSQVVSREGQEKT; this comes from the coding sequence GTGTGGAACAGCGCGGTTTTAGCACAGGTTCTGGCGCAGGCGAATGACGCAGGCGACGCGCCGGCCGCCACGGGCAATCCGATGAACAGCATGATCTTCATGCTGGTGGCGTTCATGGCCATCATGTATTTTCTGACGATCCGCCCCAACCAGAAACGGGAAAAGGAACGCAAGGAAATGCTCGCGTCGCTGGCCAAGGGTGACAAAGTGATCACGCAGGGGGGGATTTGCGGGTATGTCGTGGGATTGTCCGAGAAAACGGTGGTGCTGCGCGTGAGCGACGAGCCCAACGTCAAGATGGAGTTCTTGCGAGGGGCCGTCTCGCAAGTGGTGTCGCGTGAAGGACAGGAAAAGACTTGA
- the tgt gene encoding tRNA guanosine(34) transglycosylase Tgt produces MKQNSCKALSFVVEARDPNCQARAGRLRLPHGEVETPVFMPVGTQATVKAVSREDLQAAGAQMILSNAYHLYLRPGTDIIGKAGGLHAFMRWDRPVLTDSGGFQVFSLAGLTKITDDGVTFRSHIDGSRHDMTPEKATDIQIAIGADIIMCFDECTPYPCTPETASESLERTAAWAARCKDRWIQYGTDRQALFGIVQGGIYQDLRIESIERTLAVGFPGYAIGGVSVGEAKEEMAQVVEWTAPRLPEEAPRYLMGVGPPEDMLHAIEHGVDMFDCVMPTRNARNGSLFTSRGRLNIKNRCYVDDFGPLDPACGCPVCATYTRAYLSHLYRAGEILALRLNTLHNLFFMLQLAATARKAIIRGRFCEFRRAFLEAYSTREISEA; encoded by the coding sequence ATGAAACAGAACTCCTGTAAAGCGTTGTCATTTGTTGTCGAAGCACGCGACCCGAACTGTCAGGCGCGCGCGGGACGCCTGCGTCTTCCGCACGGCGAGGTCGAAACGCCGGTCTTTATGCCCGTGGGCACGCAGGCGACGGTCAAGGCCGTCTCGCGGGAAGACTTGCAAGCCGCGGGCGCCCAAATGATTCTGTCCAACGCGTATCATCTCTATTTGCGGCCGGGCACGGATATCATCGGAAAAGCAGGCGGCTTGCATGCGTTCATGCGGTGGGATCGCCCGGTTTTGACCGATTCGGGCGGTTTCCAGGTGTTCAGTCTGGCCGGATTGACAAAAATAACAGACGATGGCGTGACGTTCCGCAGCCATATTGACGGTTCGCGGCATGACATGACGCCGGAAAAGGCGACGGACATCCAAATCGCCATCGGCGCGGACATTATCATGTGCTTCGATGAATGTACCCCCTATCCCTGCACGCCGGAGACGGCTTCGGAATCGCTCGAACGCACCGCAGCATGGGCGGCCCGCTGCAAAGATCGCTGGATTCAATACGGGACGGATCGGCAGGCGCTCTTCGGCATTGTGCAGGGCGGCATTTACCAGGATCTACGCATCGAGAGCATCGAACGGACCTTGGCCGTCGGTTTCCCCGGCTACGCCATCGGCGGCGTCAGCGTGGGAGAGGCCAAGGAAGAAATGGCCCAGGTGGTCGAATGGACCGCGCCCCGGCTGCCGGAAGAGGCGCCGCGTTACTTGATGGGCGTCGGGCCGCCCGAAGACATGCTGCATGCCATCGAACACGGGGTGGATATGTTCGATTGCGTGATGCCGACACGAAACGCGCGCAATGGAAGCCTGTTTACGTCGCGCGGCCGCTTGAACATCAAAAACCGGTGTTACGTGGACGATTTTGGTCCCTTGGATCCCGCCTGCGGCTGCCCGGTATGCGCGACGTACACCCGCGCTTATTTGAGCCATCTCTACCGGGCGGGCGAGATTCTTGCGCTGCGTCTCAATACTTTACACAACCTGTTCTTTATGCTACAATTGGCGGCTACCGCGCGCAAAGCGATAATTCGCGGGCGGTTTTGCGAGTTCAGGCGGGCTTTTCTCGAAGCCTATTCCACGCGGGAAATTTCTGAAGCGTGA